One genomic window of Gossypium hirsutum isolate 1008001.06 chromosome D11, Gossypium_hirsutum_v2.1, whole genome shotgun sequence includes the following:
- the LOC107923346 gene encoding uncharacterized protein, with protein sequence MSCLKIRLPLAKKVWKSFTSKLQTRLHKLHKSKTIKKLDNTHLQTTILKTTRPSLFLGQHLRNKRRCVLLFGFQHYYVSKNKATAAMPIYIDKLFKEAPLIILVEYIPQQPPEKKKKLVDEVVAEVRTSKELEKQRDDLCDSRSLVLASLMINEIDAKDEQFIASFQAEIERQEIIARHL encoded by the coding sequence ATGTCTTGCTTGAAGATTAGGCTTCCTCTAGCCAAGAAAGTATGGAAGAGCTTTACTTCCAAACTGCAAACCAGACTACATAAACTTCACAAATCCAAAACTATCAAGAAACTCGACAATACTCATCTACAAACAACTATTTTGAAAACAACAAGGCCCTCACTTTTCTTGGGGCAACACCTCCGTAACAAGCGACGTTGTGTTCTTCTTTTTGGGTTCCAACACTACTACGTCTCCAAGAATAAAGCTACTGCAGCTATGCCTATTTACATTGATAAGCTTTTTAAAGAGGCACCTCTCATTATATTGGTGGAGTATATTCCGCAGCAACCaccagaaaagaaaaagaagctggTTGACGAAGTTGTTGCTGAGGTAAGAACAAGCAAGGAACTAGAAAAGCAGAGAGATGATTTGTGTGATAGTCGATCATTAGTACTGGCATCGCTTATGATAAATGAAATTGATGCAAAGGACGAGCAATTTATCGCAAGTTTCCAAGCAGAAATAGAGCGTCAGGAAATAATAGCACGTCATTTGTAA
- the LOC107923078 gene encoding transcription factor MYB30 yields MVRAPCCEKMGLKKGPWTPEEDQILINYIQLHGHGNWRALPKQAGLLRCGKSCRLRWTNYLRPDIKRGNFTREEEDTIINLHEMLGNRWSAIAARLPGRTDNEIKNVWHTHLKKRLKHSHGSNANNRQPIDPSKDIKREQQPVTVYSPVSPPQSSSDVSTSENNSNSNAFTTKTETNEDVSEIDENFWSEVLSADSSSMEANFRVVGSDQYFPSSPPPPLPALETVNGYGSNLYDTDANMDFWYILFTRAADLPELPEF; encoded by the exons aTGGTGAGAGCTCCATGCTGTGAGAAAATGGGATTGAAGAAAGGTCCTTGGACCCCTGAAGAGGATCAGATTCTTATCAATTACATTCAACTCCACGGCCATGGCAACTGGCGAGCTCTCCCCAAACAAGCTG GTCTATTGAGGTGTGGAAAGAGTTGCAGACTACGATGGACCAACTATTTGAGGCCAGACATTAAACGAGGGAATTTCACCAGGGAAGAAGAGGATACCATTATCAACTTACATGAAATGCTTGGTAATAG ATGGTCGGCAATTGCGGCGAGGTTACCTGGAAGAACGGACAACGAAATTAAAAACGTATGGCACACCCACTTGAAGAAGAGGCTCAAACACAGCCATGGGTCCAATGCCAATAACCGACAACCTATTGATCCTTCCAAAGACATCAAAAGAGAACAACAACCCGTGACAGTTTACAGTCCAGTTTCCCCACCACAATCCAGCAGCGACGTTTCCACAAGCGAAAACAACAGCAACAGCAACGCCTTCACCACCAAAACTGAAACCAACGAAGACGTCTCTGAAATCGATGAAAACTTCTGGTCCGAAGTATTATCGGCTGATAGCTCAAGCATGGAAGCCAATTTCCGAGTGGTTGGTTCGGACCAATATTTCCCAAGCTCTCCGCCTCCTCCATTACCAGCATTGGAAACAGTGAATGGCTATGGTTCCAATCTTTATGATACCGATGCTAACATGGATTTTTGGTATATTCTTTTCACCAGAGCCGCGGATTTACCTGAACTACCTGAATTTTGA